CGAGCGCAGCAAAAGAGCTTATTTAGCGGCTCAAGCTCTGGTCAAAGAGTTAGGATTAACTGACAAAATTCATCTGATGTTGGGAGATTCGACGGAGGTTGAGTTACCTGAACCAGTTGATGTTTGTGTTTCAGAATTGTTAGGTACGATCGCCGGATCTGAAGGGGTTGCAGTGATTTTAAACAATGCTCGACGCTTTCTAAAACCAGATGGAAGAATGATCCCTGAGCGATCGCTCACTAAGATTGCGGCTGTTGCCCTTCCCGATGAATTGTTGCATCGCTTTGGATTCTCTCAATCTGCAATGCGGTATGTCGATCGCATCTTTCAAGCAGCAGGGCATCCCTTTGATTTACGAGTGTGCATTCGACGGTTTCCGCCGCAATGTATCCTCTCCAATATCGAGACGTTTGAAGATTTGAATTTTAACGGTTTTGTGGAACCGGAGTTTCAACATGAAATCCAATTCACGATTCAACAGTCCGCGAAGCTCAACGGGTTTCTATTGTGGCTAGAGCTAATTACCCTGGAGCCTCACAAAATCGACGTTCTGAAAGAAGATGGAAACTGGCAACCCGTCTACTTTCCTGTGTTTTATCCGGGCGTTGAGGTATCCGCAGGGGATAGGCTACAGGTAACGTGTCGGGCAACC
This DNA window, taken from Oscillatoria sp. FACHB-1407, encodes the following:
- a CDS encoding methyltransferase domain-containing protein, which codes for MNWQSIKNRLSRVWTTIRAENVCQTTSTEFVPSIGDYFAYDELIYYYMTHDRSRNAIYKAAINAVVKDKIVLDIGTGQDVILSRFCVAAGAKRIYAIERSKRAYLAAQALVKELGLTDKIHLMLGDSTEVELPEPVDVCVSELLGTIAGSEGVAVILNNARRFLKPDGRMIPERSLTKIAAVALPDELLHRFGFSQSAMRYVDRIFQAAGHPFDLRVCIRRFPPQCILSNIETFEDLNFNGFVEPEFQHEIQFTIQQSAKLNGFLLWLELITLEPHKIDVLKEDGNWQPVYFPVFYPGVEVSAGDRLQVTCRATLSDNGISPDYQLVGKLLKQSGETIEFQYDSLQHREGFRKTPFYQDFFTTTGARVLEARSQQSMTDRLRRYRHVARKAMLQLRQQG